One genomic segment of Rhodothermales bacterium includes these proteins:
- a CDS encoding transposase — MYIRRLLVPGGTYFFTVVTERRRPILIDENVSLLMQAFKAVKSNYPFRQEAIVVLPNHLHCLWTLPRHDDDFSNRWRLIKTWFSKRANIEDRCLMTRRRRSKKMRAIWQHRYWDHVIRDERDYENHLDYIHINPVKHGYVDRAIDWPHSSFRAYVRLGYYAEDWGSRRRHVTPACDAGM; from the coding sequence ATGTACATCCGACGCCTCCTCGTCCCTGGCGGGACCTACTTCTTCACCGTCGTCACCGAACGCCGCCGCCCCATTCTGATCGATGAAAACGTCTCGCTGCTGATGCAGGCGTTTAAAGCCGTTAAATCAAACTACCCCTTCCGGCAGGAGGCCATCGTCGTGCTGCCGAACCATCTCCACTGCCTGTGGACCCTCCCTCGCCACGACGACGACTTCTCAAACCGATGGCGCCTCATCAAAACCTGGTTTTCGAAGCGAGCGAACATCGAGGACCGCTGCCTGATGACCCGGCGCCGGCGATCGAAGAAGATGCGGGCTATCTGGCAGCACCGGTATTGGGACCATGTGATCCGCGACGAGCGGGACTACGAAAATCACCTCGACTACATCCACATAAACCCGGTCAAACATGGGTATGTGGATCGGGCGATCGATTGGCCGCACTCGAGCTTCCGGGCGTATGTGCGGCTGGGGTATTACGCGGAGGATTGGGGGTCGAGACGCCGGCATGTGACGCCGGCATGTGACGCCGGCATGTGA